In the Ignavibacteria bacterium genome, ACGACTCCGCAGTGTTATCGAACTTGTTGAGAACGAAGATGTCATCGTCCACCTCCTCGGAACAGCTACAGAGGCCGGACGGGTTTCGATCACCATCGGGAATGAATTCGCAGAGGCCGAGATGCGAGACTATGCAATGATCGCAACTACCTATCGGGCCGGTCATGCAACCGGGTCTCTTGGCATCATTGGACCGCGCCGGATGGACTACGGACGCATGATCTCGATCGTACAACTTATGTCGAGTGTACTTACACGTACTCTCGGGGATATTCGTCAACTGCCCGATGATACTGACGTCGGGCTTTAGCCCGATGATACTGAAACACAACCCAACACCATGAATAACGAAGAACAAGAACTAACATCAGAAGAGCAGATCGAAGCACTTCAACTCCAGGTTGAGGAGTGGAAGGATCTTGCTCATCGGCGTTCAGCCGAGATCGCCAATATTCAGCGCCGGACACAGGAAGAACGTCAGGCAATGGCGAACCATGCGTCGGAACGGGTGATCACCAAGATGCTTCCGGTCCTCGATGATCTACATGCAGCTCTGGAATCTGCGCGGAAGACATCTGATGAATCTCCTCTCAAGACCGGCATAGAAATGATCTATGCCAAGGCGGTGAAGATCTTCGAAGAATCCGGCGTTTCGGTGATCGAGGCCGGAGTGGGTGAACCATTCAATGTTGAGTTTCATGAAGCTCTCATGCATACAGTATCTGAGCATCCGGAGGGTCATGTGATCCAGAATGTTCAACGCGGTTATCAGCTTCATGACAAGGTGATCCGCCATGCGAAGGTCATCACCTCTGCCGGACTCCCAGCCCACACTGATACAACGGAAGACAGATCATGACGGAACGCGACTACTACGAGATCCTTGGCGTTGGCAAGTCCGCATCGGCAGACGAGATCAAATCAGCCTATCGGAAGATGGCCATGCAATTCCATCCGGATCGCAATCCAGACGATCCGAGTGCTGAAGGCAAGTTCAAGGAAGCTGCAGAGGCATACGAAGTACTCAGCGACCAGAACAAGCGCGCCCGTTATGATCAATACGGTCACGCTGGGATGCGCGGCGGTCAGGATTACCACCAGTATTCGAACATCAACGACATCTTCAGTGCGTTCGGTGACATCTTCGGTCAATCCATCTTTGGCGACATGTTTGGCCAGCAGCAGCGCGGCGGACGCAAACGTTCGCAACGTGAGCCTGGCGCAGACCTCCGTGTTCGAATGCCGTTGAGTCTCGAAGACATCGCAACAGGCGTAGATCGTACGATCAAGCTACGCCATTGGAAGGCCTGCGGCACATGTAGCGGATCTGGGGCAAAAGAAGGCTCAGGATTCTCCACGTGTACGGTCTGTGAAGGCTCAGGAGAGATCCGCCAGGTCTCTCGCAGCGTCTTCGGTCAGTTCATCAACATCGCACCATGTACCACATGCGGTGGCACCGGAGAGATCCTCAAGGATCGCTGTGACACGTGCGAAGGTGAAGGTCGCGTAGAAGGTGAAACCACCGTAAAAGTCACGATTCCGGCCGGTGTACACACTGGTAATTATCTCACGGTCACGGGTAAGGGGCATGCAGGTCGTAGGGGTGGTGAGTCCGGTGATGCGATCGTGGTCATTGAAGAGACCGAACATGAGGTGTTTGAGCGCGACGAGGATGATGTGTACATGGACGTGGTAGTGGACTTCCCTACTGCTGCCCTTGGCGGCGAAGTGAATGTCCAAACGCTGTTTGGTGAGTCTTCATTGAAGATCGAACCGGGCACCCAGCCGGGGGCGGTCCTGCGGATGAAAGGTAAGGGTATCCCTCACCTCAATGCAAGGGGCAGCGGCGACCAACTCGTACGTTTCAATGTTCATGTGCCAACGAAGCTCTCATCAAAAGAAAAGTCGGTCCTGAAGGATCTGGCAACAAGTGACCATTTCAAGCCAAAGGATCAACGAGTAGAGTCACACTTCTTCGATAAGATCAAAGAAGCGTTCTCCTAGAGGAACATGAGGCGCTTCAGAAGGACCTCCTATGAAGCGCTTCATCACCGTCATACAAAAGCACCTCGGTATTACCCGGTCCGAGGCCGTTGCGATCACCTTCATTGCATCTGTACTTTCGATAGGAAGTATTGGGAGCAGACTTTGGCCTACGACCTCCACGCATGAGCATGTTACAGCCGAACGCATCTCGCAGATGCTCGATTCCTTAGAATCAGACCGTCTCAATCCTGAAGGGGGCTCACCAATCCCCTCTGAAACAAGAGCTGAACCCAGCAGATCTCAGAGTACAGACTCAGGATCAGCTCCAAGACCATCCCCGAAGACGCCGCGGGTCGTCAACCTCAATTCGGCAACGACCTCCGACCTCGAATCATTGCCAGGAATAGGACCTGCTATGGCCCAGAGGATAATCGAGGCACGCACACGCAGGCCCTTCACGTGTGCAGAAGACCTGCTCAATGTGAAAGGTATCGGCGAGAAGAAACTCGCAAAGCTTCTCCCTTACGTCAAGGTGCCGTAAATTCAACCACATGCGCGTAACGGTCTATCTCCATCCTCAAAGAACTGCAGTGGCTCATTGGTCCGAGGACCAAGCTGTCCCGGTTCTTTCGGCCTATTTCGAACGTAAACCCGAGGAGCCCCTTGACGATCTTGTTGAAGGGGCGGAAGACGTTACTGTAGCAGTGCATGGTTCGATGATCACGTTTCATGCCTATCCGATTGATGCTGATGAAGATGTAGTGGAGAGACGCAGGTTTGAGCTCTCAACATGTCTCCCCGATGTTCTTGAGGGAGTAGACGTTGTGCATGACATCACCACGCCAGCTCATTTGCATGGCACACAGTGGCACGGGATCATCATCATCACCAAGACCGTGATCGAAGCCATCCACAGGCGCGTCCTTAGAGAAGCTACCTTGGTTACAGACATTGAGCTCGACATTGAGATCGCTCGAGCAACGGTTCCGCAACAGACTTCGCCGTGGCTGCTCATGGGTCGGCGAGGCGCAGTGTGGTATAGAGCCGTCATCGGCACCGATCATGCCCTGCAATCACTGACGTCCATTCCGAATGAAGCCAACATTGCGCCTGGTTCCGTTGTCAGCGAAAGTGTTCTTCAACTTCGTTCTGCCACCGGGTTCTTTATCGACAGAGTTCTGCTCTTCGGCGACCACCTAACGAAGTCCGCGTATGCTGACATATCGGCTGCCGTAAAACCTCTTGATGTTCGAACCGGCCGACTGCAGCCGTTTCGACGTGTCAAAACAGAACTTGATGCGAACCTTCAGACATCGTTGTTAGCCAAGGCACAACTCCTTGGACCACTCGTAGCACCTGCGCTCTCGTCTGTAACGGCAGAAACTCTTCACGCATGAGAGTCATCGGGGGCACTCTCAAGGGTCGCGTTGTACCGCCTCCTCCGGGATCTGATACGCGCCCAACAACGGACGTCCTAAAAGAGAGTCTCTTCAGTGTGATCACCCATCATCTCGATCTTACAGGGAAACGAGTCTTGGATCTCTGTGCCGGGAGTGGACAACTCAGCTGGGAAATGCTCAGCAGAGGAGCCAAGGAGGCAACATTGGTGGACGCATCGACTCCCGTATGCAGGCACTTGAGAAGTGTGGCCGGTGAATTCGGATTCGACCAGCAAACAACCATTGTCCGAACAGACGTTCTGGGATACATCAAGAACGGACAGCCGCCGCCGTTCGATGTGATCGTTGCCGATCCTCCGTATGCTCTCAAGCTCTGCAATCACATAGCCGAGGCACTCACCAAGAGTCCCCTACTGGCACCAACAACGATCGTTATCCTCGAACATGGCGATCAAGAAGCGGTGATCGTTCCAGAGGGCGCTTCCTTGTTGTGGCATAAGGAACGGGGCTCAACAGTGATCGACGTACTACGCTATGAACGCCCCTTACCGTAATTTGCGCACTATGTCAAAGCACGCCATGTATCCGGGATCGTTCGATCCCATCACGAACGGTCACGTCGATGTGATCGAGCGTGCCGCCCAAATGTTCGAGACCGTAACAGTCGTTGTGGCCAAGAACAGCAAAAAGACCCCCTTGTTCGATGAAACAGAGCGCCTTGAGATGGCATCTGCTTCCCTCGTTCATCTTCCCAATGTACGTGTAACGGTCCATGCCGGGCTTGTGGTGGACTTTGCACGGGAGAACGGCGTAGATGTCATCGTCCGCGGCTTGCGCGCCGTGAGTGACTTTGAGTATGAGTTTCAGATCGCACTTATGAATCGCAAACTTCAACCCGACGTAACAACGATCTTCATGATGCCGCATGAACGATTCACGTACCTGAACTCAAGCATCATCCGCGAATTGGGTCGGTATGAGCAGAATATCACCGAGTTCGTTCCACAGATCGTGGCCGAACGCATGAAGAAGAAATTCGCATGAAGGTCCACATCATCACGCTGGGTTGCAGCAAGAACACAGTAGATAGCGAAACATTGGCCGGTCACCTTACGGCCAACAACATGGAACTGGCTGAATCCGTTGAAGATGCCGATACACTCGTGATCAACACGTGCGGCTTCATTGACACAGCAAAAGAAGAAAGCGTTAACACGATCCTTGAAGCCGCTCAACTACGCAAGGACGGCTCACTTCGTCAGTTGGTCGTTGCAGGATGCCTTTCAGAACGCTACGGAGACGATCTTCGAAAGGAGATCCCGGAGGTGGATCACTTCTTTGGAACAGAGGCCTATGAGCAGATCATCAAGGCTATCTCACCAGATCTCAAGTATTCGTTGCTGGGCGACCGGATCCTTTCCACCCCTCAGCACTATGCCTATCTGAAGATCTCTGAAGGCTGTGACAATCCCTGTTCGTTCTGCGCTATTCCAATCATGCGCGGGACTCACCGAAGCACGCCGATCGAGACGCTGGTAAAGAATGCACAGAATCTTGTGTCGCAGTGCGTGAAAGAGATCGTGCTGGTCGCTCAAGATCTCACCTACTACGGCCTGGATATCTACGAAAAGCGTCGTCTCGCAGACCTTCTCACGGCGCTCTCTGACGAAAGCGGTGCAGAGTGGATACGGTGTATGTATGCCTATCCTGCCAAGTTCCCTCTCGACATACTACCGGTGATCCGCGACAGAAAGAACATCTGCAACTATCTCGACATGCCGCTTCAGCATGCCTCAACGAATGTTCTGAAGAATATGAGAAGGGGCATCACACGGCGCGCAACCGAAGAACTCCTTGATCAGATCCGTCAACAGGTGCCAGATATCACACTTCGGAGTACTTTCATCATCGGATATCCGAGTGAAACGGAAGCGGATGTAGACGAGTTGATGGAATTCCTCCAACAACAACAGCTCGATCGCGTAGGAGTGTTCAAGTACTCTCAGGAAGACGACACCTACGCCTATATTCTTGGCGACCCGATCCCCGACGACGTCAAGGATGCTCGTGTCCAACGAGTGATGGAACTCCAGGGTGAGATCTCCCTTTCAAAGAACTTGGCAAAGATCGGCTCTACTCAACGGGTACTCATCGAAGAAGACCTTACCGGAGAATATCGAGGTCGCACTGAATCAGACGCTCCTGAGGTTGACAACGACGTCTATGTCCGCTCTGAACGCCCCCTATCACTTGGCTCCTTCGTTGATGTAACGATTGATGACGCAGCTGAGTTCGATATTTTTGGTCAAACCACGTAGAACAGAATCAGAACATTCACTCTCATCACACGGATGACCTTCATGAAACATCTTCTTACTGCCTGTGCTGCCATTGTTCTTGCAGCAACGTCGTTGAGTGCTCAAAAAGTTGAACTCAATGCGTTTGCGAACTACATGTTCGGTGCGTCGAATGACTACTACTACAACAACTACAACGGCAATCTCTATATCGAGCCATCGATCGTCTATGGCGGCGCAATCGACGTTGACCTACGCAACAACATGATGCTTGAACTGCAGTATGCCTTTCAACCAACCACGGTTCGAATCGAAGGGTATGCCGGTTCTCCGTCGGATAACGGGAGTGAGATCAACAACCACTTCATTCAGATCGGTGGTCTGTACCACAAGGATGTGAACGACAAGGTCACGATGTTCGGCGGTCTTTTGTTCGGCATGGAGATCTTTGCCCCAGCAAACCAAGCATATGATTCTGAGACCCGCTTCCTTGGCTCGCTCACGGGCGGGGCGAAGATCTGGCTCAATGACAAGATCGGTCTTCGACTCAATGCCAACCTCAACATGCCGATGATCTTCAGTGGAGCGGGATTCTACCTCGGTACCGGAGGAAGTGGATACGGGGTTTCAACAGTGATCCAGCTGTTCCAATTCAGTCTTGGCGGCGGACTCGTATTCAAGCTGTAAGGGGCGTATCAATGTCTGTAGTGCCGGAAGAGCACGAGGACAACACCCAAACTCACAAGTGACATGATCGATAAGAGAACGGCGATGTTCACCCTGGTGACGTCGCCGTTCGCTATTTCATACCATTGTAAGGATGTTCTCCAAAAGAACGTCAATGTGAAGATCGCTGTGGCAGAAAGACTGGCAGGATGTGTCCACATCCTCCCTTGGCGATGCAACACTCCAAGCACGATAAGAAGCGTGCCAAAGATCCCACCATTGAAGAGAGACGAAACGCTCGTCTCTCGGGTGAGAATGAACCCTACAATTCCTGCTGAAACAAGAAAGAGTCCATAGCCGATCAGTAGCATACCTAGTCGCCGATGCATGGCATTATCCTATACATCTGCCATCCACCATCTGAACGATGCGATGGGCGCTCTGTGCAAGTTCCGTACTGTGCGTAGCGATCACACAGGCAACATTCCGTGTGGCTCGCAGTCCTAGAAGAAGCTCAGCAACTGTGGCCGCGTTCTCCGTGTCGAGATTTCCCGTTGGCTCATCTGCGAAGATGATCGACGGTTCATTGATCAATGCGCGAGCAATGGCTACACGTTGTTGTTCGCCCCCTGACATCTCCATCGGTACATGGCCGGCACGATGAAGCATACCAACCTGCTCAAGCAAGACATTCGCTTTGACCTTGGCAGCTGCCGCGGAGAGTCCGGCAACAAGTGCAGGCATCGCCACATTTTCAA is a window encoding:
- a CDS encoding nucleotide exchange factor GrpE encodes the protein MNNEEQELTSEEQIEALQLQVEEWKDLAHRRSAEIANIQRRTQEERQAMANHASERVITKMLPVLDDLHAALESARKTSDESPLKTGIEMIYAKAVKIFEESGVSVIEAGVGEPFNVEFHEALMHTVSEHPEGHVIQNVQRGYQLHDKVIRHAKVITSAGLPAHTDTTEDRS
- the dnaJ gene encoding molecular chaperone DnaJ, which encodes MTERDYYEILGVGKSASADEIKSAYRKMAMQFHPDRNPDDPSAEGKFKEAAEAYEVLSDQNKRARYDQYGHAGMRGGQDYHQYSNINDIFSAFGDIFGQSIFGDMFGQQQRGGRKRSQREPGADLRVRMPLSLEDIATGVDRTIKLRHWKACGTCSGSGAKEGSGFSTCTVCEGSGEIRQVSRSVFGQFINIAPCTTCGGTGEILKDRCDTCEGEGRVEGETTVKVTIPAGVHTGNYLTVTGKGHAGRRGGESGDAIVVIEETEHEVFERDEDDVYMDVVVDFPTAALGGEVNVQTLFGESSLKIEPGTQPGAVLRMKGKGIPHLNARGSGDQLVRFNVHVPTKLSSKEKSVLKDLATSDHFKPKDQRVESHFFDKIKEAFS
- a CDS encoding helix-hairpin-helix domain-containing protein, whose protein sequence is MKRFITVIQKHLGITRSEAVAITFIASVLSIGSIGSRLWPTTSTHEHVTAERISQMLDSLESDRLNPEGGSPIPSETRAEPSRSQSTDSGSAPRPSPKTPRVVNLNSATTSDLESLPGIGPAMAQRIIEARTRRPFTCAEDLLNVKGIGEKKLAKLLPYVKVP
- a CDS encoding RsmD family RNA methyltransferase, with amino-acid sequence MRVIGGTLKGRVVPPPPGSDTRPTTDVLKESLFSVITHHLDLTGKRVLDLCAGSGQLSWEMLSRGAKEATLVDASTPVCRHLRSVAGEFGFDQQTTIVRTDVLGYIKNGQPPPFDVIVADPPYALKLCNHIAEALTKSPLLAPTTIVILEHGDQEAVIVPEGASLLWHKERGSTVIDVLRYERPLP
- the coaD gene encoding pantetheine-phosphate adenylyltransferase is translated as MSKHAMYPGSFDPITNGHVDVIERAAQMFETVTVVVAKNSKKTPLFDETERLEMASASLVHLPNVRVTVHAGLVVDFARENGVDVIVRGLRAVSDFEYEFQIALMNRKLQPDVTTIFMMPHERFTYLNSSIIRELGRYEQNITEFVPQIVAERMKKKFA
- the rimO gene encoding 30S ribosomal protein S12 methylthiotransferase RimO; protein product: MKVHIITLGCSKNTVDSETLAGHLTANNMELAESVEDADTLVINTCGFIDTAKEESVNTILEAAQLRKDGSLRQLVVAGCLSERYGDDLRKEIPEVDHFFGTEAYEQIIKAISPDLKYSLLGDRILSTPQHYAYLKISEGCDNPCSFCAIPIMRGTHRSTPIETLVKNAQNLVSQCVKEIVLVAQDLTYYGLDIYEKRRLADLLTALSDESGAEWIRCMYAYPAKFPLDILPVIRDRKNICNYLDMPLQHASTNVLKNMRRGITRRATEELLDQIRQQVPDITLRSTFIIGYPSETEADVDELMEFLQQQQLDRVGVFKYSQEDDTYAYILGDPIPDDVKDARVQRVMELQGEISLSKNLAKIGSTQRVLIEEDLTGEYRGRTESDAPEVDNDVYVRSERPLSLGSFVDVTIDDAAEFDIFGQTT
- a CDS encoding TMEM14 family protein; translated protein: MHRRLGMLLIGYGLFLVSAGIVGFILTRETSVSSLFNGGIFGTLLIVLGVLHRQGRMWTHPASLSATAIFTLTFFWRTSLQWYEIANGDVTRVNIAVLLSIMSLVSLGVVLVLFRHYRH
- a CDS encoding ABC transporter ATP-binding protein, whose amino-acid sequence is MPLLTATDLHRSYRRTGQTDTEVLRGASLIVEPGEVVALVGPSGAGKSTMLHIMASLDVADRGSVHLMIDDRQVDLSALSMTALAAVRAKHIGMVFQFHHLLPEFTALENVAMPALVAGLSAAAAKVKANVLLEQVGMLHRAGHVPMEMSGGEQQRVAIARALINEPSIIFADEPTGNLDTENAATVAELLLGLRATRNVACVIATHSTELAQSAHRIVQMVDGRCIG